In Nerophis lumbriciformis linkage group LG04, RoL_Nlum_v2.1, whole genome shotgun sequence, a single window of DNA contains:
- the cd4-2.2 gene encoding CD4-2 molecule, tandem duplicate 2, protein MRTIMFPLGIFFPPSIFAFLVLNSLSAAGELVHTKAGQSATIECGLNKFTNKLEWQHGNNLVVRTIGKHGVPYKGTGDIRSRSMVRQDTNLVIKKVKGGDAGPFTCSADNESRVHTLVVVTVSVDPQGVLQLGSQATLKCGVSGLPTYTVVRWRGPDGGLHPGSLANLNPVEVAHAGIWQFVFSHEGAEYTEEMIVFVNAASMTTAFQYFDGLPAPRGDVLVPALAWWVLVAGGSVVVLLLMVLVLVLWLRIKRRKATRQLLLLLQHHRRRRSPPDAKDVTEESKKDGDKE, encoded by the exons ATGAGGACCATCATGTTTCCATTGG GtatcttttttcccccctccatCTTTGCTTTCTTAGTGCTAAATTCCCTCTCCGCTGCAGGCGAGCTGGTCCATACCAAAGCAGGCCAGAGCGCCACCATCGAGTGCGGCCTCAACAAATTCACCAACAAACTAGAGTGGCAGCATGGCAACAATCTGGTCGTCAGGACCATCGGCAAGCATGGCGTGCCTTACAAAG GCACCGGTGACATTAGGTCGAGGTCAATGGTCAGGCAGGACACTAATCTGGTCATTAAGAAGGTAAAGGGAGGAGACGCGGGACCGTTCACATGCTCAGCGGACAACGAGTCTCGAGTGCACACCCTTGTCGTCGTCACCG TGTCCGTGGACCCCCAAGGTGTCCTCCAGCTGGGCAGCCAGGCTACGCTAAAATGTGGTGTGTCCGGTCTGCCTACGTACACGGTGGTGCGATGGAGGGGGCCAGACGGAGGTCTTCACCCGGGCTCCTTGGCCAACCTTAACCCTGTTGAGGTTGCCCACGCAGGGATTTGGCAGTTTGTGTTCTCTCACGAAGGCGCTGAGTACACGGAAGAGATGATTGTTTTTGTTAATG CAGCCTCCATGACGACCGCCTTCCAGTACTTTG ATGGTCTTCCCGCGCCCCGTGGTGATGTTCTGGTTCCGGCGCTGGCCTGGTGGGTTCTGGTAGCAGGTGGCAGCGTGGTGGTGCTTCTGCTGATGGTTTTGGTGCTAGTGTTGTGGCTCAGGATTAAAAGAAGGAAGGCAA CCCGCCAGCTGCTCCTGCTGTTGCAACaccacagaagaagaagaagccctCCCGACGCTAAAGACGTGACAGAAGAAAGCAAAAAAGATGGAGATAAGGAATGA